The region ACAGCATGTTTGTTTGCCCCAGCGAGTTTGCGATGTGACcgccggctcgtctcagggcgagttTGCGGTCGTGTTCGCAGCTAGCAAagtggatgagctttcgattacagcatcggagagtgaGTTGGTTCAGTCTGTTGCCATGCGCAGCTGACGGCCATGCATGCCTGGGTGGCTGCGAGCATCTGGATGGAGTGGAATCCTTCACccccccctgaaccctcgcggcccGGTGATCGGTACCGGGGCTCCGAGTTCACAATTCGTTCCTGGGgcgagtcagcagagctaaaggcgctctctctgaagaccgccctcctgacgacGCTCACCTCGATCAAGAGGataggggacctgcaggtgttctctgtcagcgaactgtgcctatAGTTCAGACCGGCTTACTCTCGTATCATCctgagaccacgaccgggctacgtgcccaaggttcccacgacccctttcagggatcaggtggtgaacctgcaagctctgccctgggaggaggcagacccagccttggcgttgctgtgccCGGTGcacgctcttcgcatctacttggatcgcatgcagagcagAGGATCAGAGGATTTCCCCATGGCATACCACGTCCAGCACGTGCTTTCCCCTGCTGGCctatgagcccattctaccaggtgtgttgcggcttcttgggcattgtcccatggcgcctctctagcagacatgtgTAGAGccgcaggctgggcaacacctaacacctttgcaaggttctataacctcagggttgagccagtttcatcccgtatGTTATCAGGTGAAACAAACAGGTAAgctcgggtcagctggccgggtgtatcgttTGTGCATAGCGCAATttccctcccttgaggtgaagacgtgcgctctttcctCAGTTGCGTTCGAAAGAAGtatgaaccctggacgttcttcctccctagcctagtggccgtcgagtcttcggagaggctcgctgccgccccAGTACAGGCGTCACccagggacgaggagcccggccgcctggaagcggaggacggCCGCCGACCTCGAGCGGGgaggagaactgctgccaggggcgggggagaccccttctgttccccgagaatgcggctgggctggaggactgcctccgatccgcccagagaggtgcggctgtcgtccgtttgagggtggaggagtggccgaggaacaagctacggcatataGGAGAACTGCCgagtaagtttttattttttttcatctctctctcctctctctctctcactgctgctccgcaTTGGCTTTTTCCCTCTCGttgaaattttacagtgtttttttgagggttactacactgttacaggaagtataggctcccctgcctgagagaacaagggaggaatgtggcagggcggagggcggggccgggtcgttattctacatacccggtcccttatcaggctgatCTAGCCTCCAAGAGGCTGATCAagagtgataaaggccgactgcggaggattgtgcgggagagagagatcgtttacggacatgtccgtcatgtgtgttgttgtcttttgtttcagttttatattaaactattatttatattatcaagccggttctcgcctcctcctttccattgaactacgatACAGTGTGCGTCTTTGTGTtgcagtttatgttatgtttgagttcagtttgttattatagttttacgttgactgttcaactggttctcacctcctccttggtCATTTTAAGGTACTTACAAGGAGCATAATTATATGTTTGGCCAATGAAATATATGTTTGGCAATgctctagacagagaggacttgcGATGAGAGATGttatgtctaggttgtaaaactttgcaaatgtgttttgaatgtGTCTTTTAAGGACACActgttcgtccatgcccatgaagaggccatgcctcttgTTGAGTGTATTTTAACAACATTGGACAATTCACACCATGCAACTCGTAAGCCAGGGCGATCGTCTTTGCTTgaagatggacattcctttcatTACTTTCTACTCAGcagtatttcccatggaggcctGTCCAGTATTTCTAGCAGCtccagaaaccaggactgattgggccattttgGCGTAATTAAAAGAACTGTTTAGATATCCActcagactttgctgatgacacaaTGAAGAAGGTGCATACTTGCGTTACACCCGTTTGCACCTGTCGATGTGTCGAAAGTCAGGCGTCCATCACACACCACGACCCAAACTGTGTTGGATGCATCTGTGTTTTTGATGTGTGCATGCTCATGGAGTCAAGATgaactcctaaaaaggagatttactggCTGGGGAAAAGTGTACTTTTCGCCCAGTTGACATTAGACCTCTGTGTTTGctcagtagtgcctctgattggctagtaATATCCAATCGCCAAGGTCATTCAAAACACGCACActgttcattttcaatggggcGAGCACTGAATCAATATATTTCCTGAACATGCGGGGtgccagagacagactgaaatgaCGATGGACAGACAATGCATACAGTATGACAAAAGCATGAATATAGCTACTATTTAATAGAACATGGTTAAAGCTGTCTAAAATTCAGCTTGCAGAACTGCACTTGCATTCCTACACAACCTTATCTGACAGCATGGAGTTCCAGCCATTTTCTCAGGAAACTGGCCTGTCTTTGATAAGACGAATTCCCATGAGCTAGTACAAACAGCCTCTTGGCTGGGGCCTGAAAATCAAGAACGTCCTAATACAGGGCAGATTAAAATTCACAAGCCTGCAAACATATACTGACGTAACATGCCAAGTCAGATGGGCTTTTATCGGACACTGTGGtggcacacacagacagaatttCTAAATGGTCAGAAAATTAGATGATTAGGTCTCTTCAAAGATATCACAGCTTCAGATTCTCTCAGTTCTTGTGAATTGCAAAATATCTAATATCCCCAGATATGCCTGATTAGCATGTGCTAATTTCTACATAGCCTGTGCCAGATATACAATCGAATATCCAAGGTCCCACCATGCTATGTTAAATGAACAGCAGAAGTCATCAGTCCTGAGGCCTGGTGATGTAAATACCACTGGAAGTAGTCACGGCAAGTTCTCTATGACTCATAAAAACACATCAGTGTTATTACAGATCTGAATTCATTGAAacataattatgtttttcatGAACATGGCTGGCATCTTGCTGTAGAAATGTAACCATGGAAACTGAGTGTTTTTGTGTTGAGGGGCATCGAGTGTCCAGCTTCCCATGGTGAGAGCCGAAGCATGCTGGGAAGTGGGTTTTGTTCATTGCAATatttatagtgatgtacagccCACATATTATTATAGCAAACATTTTCCTGATACACATTTTATGCATAACAACAACACATTAAGCCCAAACTAAATATTCATGGAAAATTGGATGTGCATAAAATGAGTTAACACAAATGAGCGAAGACTCACTTGAACCCAGCTATAGGATGTAGTAGGGTTTAAAAGAGATTCCAAGAACCAGTACTGCCATCTAGTGTGTGTTATTATGGACAGCAGGAGTATGTATCTAATGTGTTTGGACCATTACAAACTGGTCAATCCAGGCTCATGTATTTGAATagctttaggatttttttttgcttgtgaagtatatatagatagatagatagatcgagatagatagatagatagatagatagacagacagacagacagacagacagacagacagacagacagacagactggctGATCCCTGCTCTGCTAGAGAAGAAGAAACTACTTATACTGACTCCAGATCAGTCACAATGACAAAAACATCTCAGTTGGGCTGAcctaatttttctttcttttggtaCATGAGGGAAAACCATATCAAAAACGCACTCAAACACACTATTTTCTACCAGGGTGGGGCCTTTTCAtagatttatattgtttttatatttatgcaaatattctatcacctaaccctacccctaaatcttAAATAAACCTTTTGCATTTTTAGATTAAAATTTTATGTACATGAGACattatttagcatgtttttttaaagctgtttttccTTTTGCACACTGCAAAGAGGTAACCTACCATTGTTaccttaagggatagttcactcaaaaaaatgtaattcgcTCCTCgttttacacaccctcatgatataccagatgtaaacaaacaaagatttttagaagaatatttcagctctgtaggtccatacaatgcaaggttACAGAGGACTCAGTGGTTAAATGTTTTCAGACACTATATGATGGGTGTGAcgacatatcaatatttaagtcattttttttattattaacataaattctcctccctgcccagtagggtgtgataaacacaaagaatgtgactCACCAAAAATggaagaaggagaaagtgaaagtggaggaaAAATGACTTATTGATATTTATCTCACTCActatcatatcatttcagaacctattgatttaaccactaaagtcatctggagtacttttatgttacccttttgtgtattttggagcttcaaaatgttggcacccattaacttgcattatggacatacagagttgaaatactcttctaaagaagaaagtcatacagaagaaagaaagtcatgcaccaGGACGCAAATGACAAAACTGTTCTTAGAAGCCACTTGCTTTTTGCATGTTGAGGTTATTATGTAAACTGGAAAGTTTTCCcatgtttacaaaaatgttagCACTCCTTTTACAGATTTAAACGAAATATTTcttctgtgtgtgtatcactgaAACATACCATCATTTTAATCAAATGGCAAATAGCCTAAAGGAAGTTCTGGATCACTGGTTAGACAGGTTATATTGGGTGGAGTTGTCTGATTAACTGCATGTCAACAAGTCGCATTATTCTCATTCTGGACATTCCTAAACCTGTTTCTCTTGTAATTTTGGGAACTTTTGGGGAAGTAgcagatttgataaaaaaaaaaaaaaaacaccaacaacaacaaaaaaattaggtCAGGACATTTATCTTATTTAATACCTCTTTAAATTTAAACGTTTTTAAATGCATTCTTTACATTGCATTTGATACCTCTCTCTATCTATGGAAGAATTAATACATGAgtgaattaaaagaaaaacaaggaTAACAGAATGTCTTAAATTACATAATATATACAACTTATTCTGAAGAAGCCAAATGTTTTAAAgctattaatattgttattcaaTATTGaaagttttaatacatttttcagtgtaaTCTGAACCAACtgtagattagttttatgttattGTGGCACCGCATTTTTAAAACCAGTTAATGCCGTTAAGCAACATGTCAGCTACAAAGAGCGTCCAcaatttatgcatataaaatgcatGACTATTATGATTACAACTgaaacatgaaatatatataaaaatgtcttcatcaattatgcaagtaaacattTAATAGTGCATATTGCAAAATAGGCCACGCAGTATATGGAGAATGAGGAACAGAATGTAGTTGCTATCTTCCCATTCCTCAGAGTGCGTGGATCCAAACTTCATTGTGTCTGTTGATCAAGTCCCATGGTGCATCGTAACCAGCTGCATCAAACTTGTTTTCATCAAACTGCTTTCCTGCAGCTTTGAGGTCCGCTTTAAGTCTCTGAGCATTGTCTAAGGCATCAGCATCTGATGCTATCCCACCAAAAGACCTGGTAACAGCAGAAAAGAGGTAACTTGATAGACTGAGAAATGCTTGAGTGAGGAGATCAAGATTAttaataaacctttttttttcactTCATCTTTGAAATAACTCACCTGACATAGACAGTACTGCCAGGAATGACTGTTTTTCTGATGGTCTCATCATTGGGATCAGGAATGTTTGTGTCAGACTGAAAGACTGAAATGGACACCTGTCTCTCCCCTATAGAATCCGCTTCCTTCACTGACACCACTACAGGCCTCGTCATAGGAATTTCCCTCTCTAAATAGCAAAATTACACACATTATGAgcttaaacttaaaataatataacTTACTCAGTAGTTAatattatatatagcctatattttatataaaatagattATTCTTCCTTATGTTGTCCcaaccccatatgacttactttattctgtgaaataaaaaaggggagatgttaagcagaatgacagctgcagtgaccattcacttttattgtagcctatagaaaaaaaaaatatgcaaaagatgtaaatggtgactgaaaccaACATGCTGCCAAACatctcaccttttgtgttccacggacgAAGGTGTTTGGAAAaaagttttgggtaaactatcccttatgAGTTAAATGAGAAACCGAAAATTTGACTGCACGGTTTCCCTATTACCAACATGACAATGAGAATACAAATTGCATTTAGAGTAGCTTACTTACGCTCTTTGTTTTCCCCTTGATTGAAATAATAGAGTTTCCAAAATCCCTCGCTAATATCGTCTCTGTCAGTGCTCGCGATATCAGTTGTAATCCAATGACTTGTGTCGTAGATGCGCTCCTCAAATCCCTTTTAAATCGATTTATCACAATAAAAGTTCATTAAATATATCATGTAAAGAAATCACaagatttaaaatagttttataaaacAGAAGTTGAGACTACCTCATATTCATGTACGACAGTGTACATGGGGCATTCCCGACCATGACAAAACCATGGCGCTTCCCAACATCCTGCACATGGGAAAAAAATAAGCACAACCAGGAGAAACGGAGCTACAGTCCTCGCCATTGCACTGCAAGCTGACAGATGCTGCCGCAGTCTGTTTGTGTACAGAGTTCTCAAGTCATCCGTGACACGCCCCTTTAACCGAACACTCCCTCTCGTGTCCTCTGAGAGCAACCTGGGAAACTTCGTTACTGATGCGTGTATAAGATAATGGTCTAGGCTGCTGAAAGGTCgtttaaaggaatgttacaggttcagtacaagttaagcttaatcgacagcatttgtgacacaaTTTCGTGATATAATGCCCCCAACCCCCtcatcttaggtcagttagaatcactaatttattttaagaatgtgaaatgtcagaataatagtagagagaattatttatttcagcttttattactttcatcacattcccagtgagtcagaagtttacatacaattagttaatatttggcagcattgccaatacattgtttaacttgggtcaaacgctttgggtagccttccccaagcttctcacaataagttgctggaattttggcccatttctcgaTAGAACTGGTGCGCTGACATTTGTGATCAGATCATCCGAAACGTATTATGAGCTGTAAACGCGGTCttaaaatgactgcagccagagctagAGAATGCTGTAGAACGACTTCCAGCGGATGTTCCACCCACATTCGCTTACCCAGTAAGACCCACAGGGAAAAGCGGATAAACGTTAACATACACAGTTTCAAGCATTTAGCCACAAGACAgaagggtcattgacaaataaggttgtctgtgGTGTTTAAAACACtgatacatgtaaaaaaagaaaaaatatatatctcaAGACGTtttgaaccagacagtgatcagagagtcccaggGCTGCACAGGGAGCAGAGCGATAGGCGTCCTTTAGTGTagtgtagcagtggtccagtgtGTTAGAGTCTCTGGTGGGACACTTAATATGCTCTCTGTACTTTGGGAGTTCATGGCCGAGGTTTGCTCTGTTGAAGTCCCCAAGAACAATGAGCAGGGAGTGTGGATGTTTTTTCTCCACGTTAGTTATCTGGTCAGCCAGGTACAGTAACGCCTCACTAACACAGGCCTGAGGTGGAATGTAAAAAGCGACCAGAAAAAACGAGGAAAACTCCCACGGTGAATAAAAAGGTTTACAGCTTATATAATGTCTCTAAGTGAGGGCTGCATGATTTTTTAAACACTGTGACATCTGTGTATAATAACTCCGGGAAAGTTCTGGGTTTGATAAAGCGCGGTGGAATAGTATGAGCAGTTGAAAGTCCAATATTTAAGAGCTCTTCTCTGGTAATTGTTTCCAGAGAGGGATGGCAGAAAAcagcattaaaaaacaaaaacacaaaaagcacTACAGAGCGTAATCCAGAGGCGGCCGTCTGCGgtgccattttttttatagttGTAGAGACTGTGAAAAGATGGACCAACGAGTCAAAGCTGGAGTTACAGGCCTGCTTTGACTGTACTgactggagtgtttttgaggctgcagccactgACCTGGACGAACTATGTGACATCTTGCATCAGTTTTTGTGAGGACATGTGTGTGCAGACTAAAATTCCTGGTTCACAGCGAAACTCAGTCAGCTTCGTCAGACCAAAGCCGAGGCCTTCAGAAGTGGGGACAGAGTCCTGCAtaaccaggccaggaacacactgactaAAGAGATCAAAGCTGCAAAGAGGAGCTACGCCGGAAAGCTAAATAACAGCTTTGCAGCCAACGATCCTGCaacagtgtggagaggcctgcaGACACTCACTAACTACAGGAGACCATCCCTCAACATTGCTGGTACTCAACAACTGTCAGACGAGCTGAATGGCTTTTATtgtaggtttgaaaagcccaCAGTCACACCTCTCCCCCACTCCACAACCATCTTAAAACAACTACCTTCCCCCTCTGACACGCTGTCACCCCCCCTCTCTGACCCCTCAtatgcactcaagatctgtgaagaggatgtgatCCACCTCTTCCAAAGGCAGAATATCAGGAAGGCTCCTGGCCCTGACGGTGTGTCACCATCCTGCTTGAAAatctgtgcagaccagctggccccgatcttcacacagatctttaacAGTTCACTGGAGCTGTGTGAAGTTCCAgcctgcttcaaacgctccacaaTCATCCCGGTCTCCAAAAAACCCTCCATCTCTGGACTAAATGACTACAGGCCTGTCGCCCTGATATCTGTAGTCATGAAATCCTTTAAAAGACTGgttttggcccacctgaaggacattacAGGCCCCTtgctggaccccctgcagtttgcctaCAGGGCTAACAGGTCAGTagatgatgcagtcaacttgggactgcattacatcctgcaacacctcgacgcTTCAGGGACACATGCAAGGATAaatgcggaacgagatgctgcgcttcattgccgcactgggatgccccaggactgctcttcagacaaaatacctgacgatgcacctgtgatgcatctatttatagccctgccacaggtgcatccaatgattacaccggcagaggctataaattccagtcaatgttcattgacgtgttgcacacatattcacagctggtcacacctaaatctgttcccaaagtgcttttcagagcagcatctcgttctgcttttatcagggaacaagggttacacttaagtaacctgagatgtttttccagggatgcttgtgtgttagacgctggaaatgtcccgccccttactgaaacggaaGATATGATTGGTTGGCAATCATCCAATTGCGTCTGAAAtgaatgttctgattggtggatcagctcagttgaactgtctgtcttgccagtgctaACCAGTGCACCTCCGCAcatgtttagagagaatctctgtaaaaaaaaaaaaattataataataataaaacacaattcactcaatggtGCTGCAGCATCgcgttattagattgaaaaaTTTCCAGGTCAAATGCTCATTGTTCTGGTGGCCACACGTGTTGTCAGTTATTTAATGTGGGCATACACAAAACCCTAAAACAGATAGGATGGCATACAACGTATATATGCCCTAAACTACACatcagaagctgtttctctgattttctatcattacctctacaaggcgCTGATCCCTCATGTTTGAATGAGTCTTGTGACGGCACAAGCGCTTGTCTGCgtgtgtctttcagcatttatgaatgttaaaatgagcggatgaagaaacagttcccatccagcacaagtatttgctaatatagcctaatccattttatttcactttgaagcttatgattattgtttgtgataaccaaataataatacccctagttaaaaaaacgaataaattatttagaatatttttgtgtgaggatcgatattttcaATACAACATcatctaaagtatcgatacttttatgatcgatccacccatccctagtttacatagaacagtgcttccacattggatacatactgtttaaaatagcaGAGGAtatcactgtttctatagtgaatgatatTTGGGCACCGGCTACCAATATTCAATGAATACCCCGCTTGGaagtctatattccactgagatagctgaccttcagaaagctgtaagcatctctgattggttgtggcaacaggtgatctcataaccattatttacaattttagTGTATTCAGGTGTTTAACTGCGTTATGTCATCATGAAAACAAGGATGTAAAATTAGACGTAACTTTACGCATATAAGATTAGTTAGTGATTTTACCAAATTAAAATCAAGCTAATACGAATAATGTTAATCttgtgtggctatacttttgaagcgTATGGATTTAACATTTGGagctggccctattcacttccattgtaattaccAAATGTAACCAAAGGACAAGtcaaatagatttttgtggtaatgaacattatgccacaaatactgttgttTGAGCTTAATCTGTAGCTACTGAACCTTTAAACCCATCAGCGTTTGCCTATTGTGGCCTTGAGCAAGGGACTTTATCCCTGGTGGAGATTTACTCTGTAATAAGTGTCCTGTAAATTGCTTTGACCCAAAGTATCAGCAAATTACTAATTAGTCATTTTAAAATGGACTAAATGGCTTGCTTAATGTCTGGTGTCAATTGGAATCTCCAGGGTTATAtaaatgattgaaataagtgGAACTCTTTCCTTATAAATATTTAGTCtctttaatgcaaaataaatctgGTAGGCTGAGCAGGAGCTCAACCGAATCAAaactataattatttttaaactgaTGCAGACCACCTCCAGCACTactcataaaataaaaatgtaatcatcaAATGGAAATAGCTCTGCACACTAAAGTAGCCTACACTGAGAGTGTGATACATAAGACCTTGTATCCCTTCATAAATTAATCAGTATAATGTAGTCAAACCATCTtccattatgtttttaaaaattaacTGTGGCTCAGGAAATATGACTAACTCTCGTTCTCCTGGAAACCTTTTCAAAGAAATAGGTTATCAAAATGTGCACAAATGAAAGTTATTAAACAAAATGGATTTACACTCATCTATCTGAACAAAGATGGTCATAAAACTttcaccattattattattattataattcatatttcagttttattgGTATAGCTCTTTTTAGAAAAGCCTACATACTTTTCCAATGCacctttacagaaaataaagggGGAAATAAATCTTAACATTCTTAATATGCAGTCCAAATGAAAACATGTAGACAATTCAGAGAAATTACTTATTTAAAAGTTGTGTTCACCATATTTTCTCACAAGGATGTTCTTcataacataaattaaataaGAGGACTTTACAGGTGATATTTAATATTCTGCTTTGTATAAAACAGGTCCTGTTTTCCTGTCACCATAATTTTTAACTTCATGTCAGTGGATCTGTGTTACAAGGGTTGAGGTCTGCAGATCTAGCCCTGACTATTCATCAACCCCTCACCCTTCTTATCTGCATCATGGAGTCTCATCCAGTGTCAGCCACAACCAGTGTCCCTTGGATGAACTCCTGTTACTTGTCCAAATTTGTTTAAACTTGTGCCAGCCAGAGAAGTGTAGCTCCCCCAACTGAGTCTTGGTATTCTTCCCCTTGCTATCTAAACATGTTATGGAGGATTTTCTCATCTGTGTCACCTTTAAGGGAGCATGATCAAGGGGGGTTGTATTGCACTATTCTCCATAAACATGTTATGTGAAAAGCACTGTACaaatatattgaattaaaatCGATtaaatttgaatacatttaatttatatttgctgGTTCAAATGTTAATAAATCAAACCTAAGGAGGAACCACAAGGTACCATTGTCCCTAAACAGATTCCTCTGTTTTAGAAAGAATTTATCTGAACAACTGGAGATGACAGCCTGTCTACTTACCCACATATTATACAATATCGCAATACCTGTGGCAACTCATTTTCCCTCAAAACAGGGTTATGTTCTGTAAACTGACTTCTCTGTGCTGTGATACTAGTTTCACAGACCTATTATATATCATTGTTGTCATTGTCATTCtaaagtgagtggtggtggcatagtgggctaaagcacataactgttaatcagaaggttgctggttcgatccccacagccaccaccattgtgtccttgagcaaggcacttaactccaggttgctctgggcggattgtccctgtaataagtgaattgtaagtcaatttggataaaagcatcggccaaatgcataaatgtaaatgtaaaccattCATCCCAGAGTGCTTTAAGGTTGTCTGTGTTTAAGAACACAGACCAGCCAAATCAGAAAGCCAGTGTGCATTGAATTGaactagtttatttttaaaactagTTAATAGCTAGTAGAAATGTGTAAAGTTGCAGGTATTAACCATTTTGACCTGAAATGGTAAACTTGTTGTGGACTTAAATTGAGCTCCGTATTGTTGCGCCAGGTGGCGCCCAAAAACAGAAAGTCACCTGTCTCCTGGAGAAGGGGCGTGTCACGAaacagagagagagcgcgagggaggagggagagagagcgcgagggaggaggg is a window of Xyrauchen texanus isolate HMW12.3.18 chromosome 24, RBS_HiC_50CHRs, whole genome shotgun sequence DNA encoding:
- the LOC127617980 gene encoding heme-binding protein 2-like, with protein sequence MARTVAPFLLVVLIFFPCAGCWEAPWFCHGRECPMYTVVHEYEGFEERIYDTSHWITTDIASTDRDDISEGFWKLYYFNQGENKEQREIPMTRPVVVSVKEADSIGERQVSISVFQSDTNIPDPNDETIRKTVIPGSTVYVRSFGGIASDADALDNAQRLKADLKAAGKQFDENKFDAAGYDAPWDLINRHNEVWIHAL